The following coding sequences are from one Solea solea chromosome 11, fSolSol10.1, whole genome shotgun sequence window:
- the tmed4 gene encoding transmembrane emp24 domain-containing protein 4, with amino-acid sequence MTLPNTVTGLFLMFAWIYPSHALYFHIGETEKKCFIEEIPDETMVIGKYRTQLWDKQTNSFLPATPGLGMHVEIKDPDTKIILSRQYGSDGRFTFTSHTPGEHQICLHSNSTKMALFAGGKLRVHLDIQVGEHTNNYPEIAAKDKLTELQLRVRQLLDQVEQIQKEQNYQRYREERFRMTSESTNQRVLWWSIAQTLILIITGIWQMKHLKSFFEAKKLV; translated from the exons ATGACGCTCCCCAACACTGTAACCGGGCTGTTTTTAATGTTCGCGTGGATTTACCCGAGTCACGCACTTTACTTCCACATCGGGGAGACGGAGAAGAAATGCTTCATTGAGGAAATTCCCGACGAGACCATGGTTATTG gaaAATACAGGACTCAGCTGTGGGACAAGCAGACCAATTCCTTCCTCCCAGCCACCCCAGGTCTTGGGATGCATGTGGAGATCAAGGATCCAGACACAAAG ATTATCCTCTCTCGTCAGTACGGATCAGACGGACGGTTCACCTTCACCTCCCACACTCCAGGAGAACATCAGATCTGTCTGCACTCAAACTCCACCAAGATGGCTCTGTTTGCCGGTGGGAAACTG AGAGTGCATCTGGACATTCAAGTTggagaacacacaaacaactacCCTGAGATTGCAGCGAAGGACAAACTCACCGAGCTGCAGCTGCGAGTCCGACAACTTCTGGACCAAGTGGAGCAGATCCAGAAGGAGCAAAACTACCAGAGA TACCGCGAGGAGCGCTTCCGCATGACAAGTGAAAGCACCAACCAGCGTGTCCTGTGGTGGTCCATCGCTCAAACACTTATCCTCATCATCACTGGGATTTGGCAGATGAAGCACCTGAAAAGCTTCTTTGAGGCCAAGAAACTCGTGTAG
- the plpbp gene encoding pyridoxal phosphate homeostasis protein, whose amino-acid sequence MWKVAMSEEIRKALQSVVERVNQAAARRPKTLPSVPPRLVAVSKTKPPEMVVEAYRQGQRNFGENYVNELVEKASDPLILESCPEIKWHFIGHLQKSNVNKLLSVPNLFLVETVDSAKLADKVNSSWQRLRGAGVQRLKVMLQINTSGEQSKHGLPPEETVTTVKHIVSQCSALHFSGLMTIGRYGYNLTLGPNPDFQMLLSRRQELCDGLKLPVEEVELSMGMSTDFEHAIEVGATNVRVGSIIFGNRDYPNSAANTPNPSPMPSPAPSPEKTSKVVSEEAAKKMQHLTVSGH is encoded by the exons ATGTGGAAAGTGGCAATGTCGGAGGAGATTAGGAAGGCGCTACAGTCGGTGGTGGAGCGGGTGAACCAGGCGGCGGCACGGCGGCCTAAG ACTCTGCCGTCTGTGCCGCCTCGCCTCGTGGCTGTCAGCAAGACCAAACCCCCAGAGATGGTGGTGGAGGCCTACAGACAAGGACAACGCAACTTTGGAGAGAACTAC gTTAATGAACTTGTGGAGAAAGCTTCAGATCCTCTG ATTTTAGAGTCTTGCCCTGAAATCAAGTGGCACTTCATCGGTCATCTACAGAAGAGCAATGTCAACAAACTTTTGT CGGTGCCAAACCTGTTCCTCGTGGAGACGGTGGACTCGGCCAAACTGGCGGACAAGGTCAACAGCTCGTGGCAGCGGCTCAGGGGAGCCGGCGTGCAGAGGTTAAAGGTCATGTTGCAGATCAACACCAGTGGAGAACAGA GTAAACACGGTCTCCCACCGGAGGAGACGGTCACCACGGTGAAGCACATCGTGTCCCAGTGCTCCGCCCTGCACTTCTCAGGACTCATGACCATCGGGCGCTACGGCTACAACCTCACGCTGGGCCCCAACCCAGACTTTCAG ATGCTGCTGAGTCGGAGGCAGGAGTTGTGTGACGGTCTGAAGCTGCCCGTGGAGGAGGTAGAGCTCAGCATGGGCATGTCCACGGACTTTGAACACGCG ATCGAAGTGGGCGCCACCAACGTGCGAGTGGGCAGCATCATATTCGGGAACCGGGATTATCCCAACAGTGCGGCAAACACTCCAAATCCCAGCCCGATGCCCAGTCCCGCTCCCAGTCCCGAGAAAACGTCCAAGGTGGTGTCCGAAGAAGCGGCCAAGAAGATGCAGCACCTCACCGTGTCTGGACATTGA